One genomic segment of Brevibacillus laterosporus LMG 15441 includes these proteins:
- a CDS encoding ROK family protein, protein MSKKVNLIKEINLNKVRSALLDVETATKSQLAEFTGLSVVTVNSLINTLMDTGEVLPDLVLHSASGRPAASFRYNSTFRLALMIYMHEYYGQDTVFYGVVNLRGEVIQRTQHAISNVNVDSFDNHIENLLAQFPAIKAICFGIPGAEVNQKIVISDYEEMREQSLSGHVSAKFHLPVLIENDINAAVMGYCHLNQIRSDECVIGLYFPDKYPPGAGIYLNGKVYKGRNGLAGEIKYFPFGVHWESFNYNSEEMEDVMFKTIKAFLCMYNPDRIVLYGANIRHRITEIIHERCLLPLEKMMLPEIITSADLNTDFEAGIKHSALSMIDTR, encoded by the coding sequence ATGAGCAAAAAAGTTAATCTTATAAAAGAGATTAATTTAAATAAAGTCCGTTCTGCCTTATTAGATGTTGAAACGGCGACGAAATCTCAGTTGGCCGAATTCACAGGTCTTAGTGTGGTTACCGTCAATTCCTTGATCAATACACTTATGGATACCGGAGAGGTTCTTCCGGATTTGGTATTGCATTCTGCTAGCGGACGTCCTGCGGCATCATTTCGCTATAACAGTACATTCCGCCTGGCTTTGATGATCTATATGCACGAATACTACGGACAGGACACCGTATTTTATGGCGTTGTCAATCTGAGGGGAGAGGTCATTCAAAGGACACAGCATGCTATTTCCAACGTTAATGTGGACAGCTTTGATAACCATATTGAAAATTTGCTTGCTCAATTTCCGGCAATCAAAGCTATCTGTTTTGGGATTCCGGGGGCAGAAGTGAATCAAAAGATCGTCATAAGCGATTACGAAGAAATGAGGGAACAATCCCTTTCTGGTCATGTTAGCGCAAAATTCCATTTGCCTGTTCTTATCGAAAATGATATCAATGCGGCAGTCATGGGTTATTGTCATCTGAATCAAATTCGTAGCGATGAGTGTGTGATCGGACTCTACTTTCCCGATAAATACCCCCCGGGAGCTGGAATTTACTTGAATGGGAAAGTTTATAAAGGACGAAATGGTTTGGCCGGAGAGATCAAATATTTTCCTTTCGGTGTTCATTGGGAATCATTTAATTACAACTCTGAAGAAATGGAAGATGTGATGTTCAAAACCATTAAGGCATTTCTTTGTATGTACAACCCGGATCGGATAGTTCTTTATGGGGCAAACATCAGGCACCGTATCACTGAGATCATTCATGAAAGATGTCTGTTGCCGTTAGAGAAGATGATGCTTCCCGAAATTATTACGTCAGCGGATTTAAATACCGATTTTGAAGCCGGAATCAAACATAGCGCATTAAGCATGATTGATACCAGATAA
- a CDS encoding ABC transporter permease, protein MMKKHIVVFFACCVVLALIFIQLKDPYAIEKSNSLQGMSWSHWFGTDYLGRDLFSRTFYGSFYSLLLAICSLFGVVLVSLILGGISGLVGGLVDSSITTIADIMISIPSLILTLVFTGFFSNSIFTVMAALIISWSGKYIRYIRNLVLNIRKEEFIILAPLRGSYGKHTLFYHIIPNIIAELLSLFLTDIGKIILSISGLSFLGIGVQPPTPELGTILFDGKAYFFVAPWIFIFPGIILSAIVLITQFISSKIRKRWGIAYD, encoded by the coding sequence ATGATGAAGAAGCATATCGTTGTTTTTTTCGCTTGTTGCGTTGTTCTTGCCCTTATCTTCATTCAATTAAAAGACCCTTATGCTATCGAGAAGAGCAATAGTTTGCAAGGGATGAGCTGGAGCCATTGGTTTGGGACAGATTATTTGGGAAGAGATTTATTTAGTCGGACTTTTTATGGCAGCTTCTATTCTTTGCTGCTGGCCATTTGTTCTTTGTTCGGAGTCGTTTTGGTCAGCTTGATACTAGGTGGGATATCAGGTCTTGTTGGCGGGCTGGTTGATTCCAGTATAACAACTATTGCGGATATTATGATCAGTATCCCATCATTGATTTTGACGCTGGTTTTTACAGGATTCTTTTCAAATTCGATTTTTACTGTAATGGCTGCGCTAATCATAAGTTGGTCAGGCAAGTACATCCGCTATATCCGAAACTTAGTTCTGAATATCCGCAAAGAAGAATTCATCATTTTGGCTCCTTTGAGGGGATCGTATGGAAAGCATACATTGTTTTACCATATCATTCCTAATATTATTGCAGAATTACTTTCCTTATTTCTAACCGATATCGGCAAAATCATTTTGAGTATCTCTGGACTGTCTTTCTTAGGCATAGGTGTACAACCGCCAACACCAGAACTAGGAACAATCCTTTTTGATGGAAAAGCCTACTTCTTCGTAGCGCCATGGATATTTATTTTTCCAGGAATCATTTTGAGTGCGATCGTGCTCATAACTCAATTCATCAGCAGCAAAATCAGGAAACGGTGGGGAATAGCCTATGATTGA
- a CDS encoding ABC transporter ATP-binding protein, whose translation MKENTSLLKISQLTKTYGNQLIFKNLDLLVDTGEWVGIVGENGAGKSTFVRIITGLEKYSHGQIYLDGRTMATFSKKEWVQQIQLVTQYTRRALDPTKTIKQLLFEPLKQFQLARKEEYLPKVESVLSRCNLSVDILAKRSLEISGGQYQRICIALALLVQPKLLICDEATSSLDKINELWIIKLLKEQENMAVLFISHNKKLLKEVCDHSIQLEDYK comes from the coding sequence TTGAAGGAAAATACTAGTTTATTAAAAATCTCTCAACTGACCAAAACATATGGAAACCAATTGATTTTCAAAAATTTGGATCTTCTCGTTGACACTGGCGAGTGGGTAGGAATAGTGGGTGAAAATGGTGCTGGGAAATCTACTTTCGTTAGGATTATAACGGGATTAGAGAAATATTCCCATGGACAAATTTATTTAGACGGACGCACTATGGCAACTTTTTCTAAGAAGGAGTGGGTCCAGCAGATTCAGCTAGTGACCCAATATACACGGAGAGCTTTGGATCCGACAAAAACAATAAAACAACTATTATTTGAACCGTTAAAGCAGTTCCAGCTTGCCCGCAAAGAGGAATATCTACCAAAAGTCGAATCGGTGCTTTCACGTTGCAACTTGTCCGTTGATATACTTGCTAAGAGATCGTTGGAAATAAGCGGAGGCCAATACCAAAGAATCTGTATCGCTTTAGCTTTGCTCGTACAGCCTAAGCTCTTGATTTGTGATGAAGCAACGTCTAGTTTAGATAAGATCAATGAATTGTGGATCATTAAATTATTAAAAGAACAGGAAAATATGGCAGTTCTCTTTATATCACATAATAAGAAGCTTTTAAAAGAAGTTTGTGATCATTCTATTCAGCTAGAAGACTATAAATAA
- a CDS encoding sugar O-acetyltransferase: MNQKERMLAGLPYKAWLDGLSEERTENRLKIQEYNLSNPNEEAKRNDLIRRILGKTGPIVYIEPPFHCDYGKNIEVGNNFYANFNCTILDVGKVVIGENVMFAPNVSIYTAGHPVHPDSRNSGYEYGIPITIGDNVWIGGNVVINPGVTIGNNVVIGAGSVVTKDIPDNVIAVGNPCRVIREITEDDRKYYFKDREFDVEDYLPN; the protein is encoded by the coding sequence ATGAATCAAAAGGAAAGAATGCTTGCTGGTCTGCCTTACAAAGCCTGGTTAGACGGATTAAGTGAAGAAAGAACAGAGAACAGGCTGAAAATTCAAGAGTACAATTTGTCAAACCCGAACGAAGAAGCCAAACGGAATGATTTGATCCGGCGTATTTTAGGAAAAACAGGTCCAATTGTATATATTGAACCGCCTTTCCATTGTGACTATGGGAAAAATATTGAGGTAGGCAACAATTTTTATGCTAATTTCAACTGTACCATTCTGGATGTGGGTAAGGTCGTCATCGGCGAGAACGTTATGTTTGCTCCCAATGTATCCATTTATACGGCTGGTCATCCGGTTCATCCAGATTCTAGAAATTCAGGTTATGAATATGGAATTCCCATCACCATCGGGGACAATGTATGGATCGGTGGCAATGTCGTTATCAACCCCGGTGTTACGATTGGAAACAATGTTGTGATCGGAGCGGGCAGTGTGGTGACTAAAGATATTCCAGATAATGTGATTGCTGTAGGAAATCCTTGCAGGGTGATCCGCGAAATTACGGAAGATGACCGGAAATATTATTTCAAAGACAGGGAGTTTGATGTGGAGGACTATTTGCCAAATTGA
- a CDS encoding MFS transporter, with translation MTSTYNQNPRIVRNILFLLFALPGISFASWVSRTPAVRDLLQLSTAEMGIIIFALAAGSLLGLLTTGSVIARKGACLVIMVSSLLIVIGFAAIGVGTALTSVPVVMGGLLIFGCGYGSAEVALNVEGSAVEKVLNRTLLPAFHGFFIVGTLVGAAISAGALALHLPILVHFLILALLMAAAVYYCYRYLPENTGKEQMEVGTPKHSAVKQQLKVWNEKRTLLIGIIVLGMAFAEGSANDWLPLVMVNGYGVNALTGSFVYDLFVAAMTMGRLTGGKFLDRFGRERVLLGCSIAATIGLLLVIWGQHYLVASVGVVLWGLGASLGFPVGLSAAGDEPQGAAARVGAVATTGYIAFLVGPPVLGFLGEHFGLLRALIAVFIGIIIAGSLSRAARPLQNQNITKS, from the coding sequence ATGACATCAACTTACAACCAAAATCCTAGAATTGTACGAAATATCTTGTTTTTACTGTTTGCTTTGCCCGGAATTTCCTTTGCTTCATGGGTTTCCCGCACACCTGCTGTTCGAGACTTACTTCAGCTCTCGACCGCCGAGATGGGAATCATTATATTCGCGCTTGCTGCTGGATCTTTGTTGGGCCTGCTCACGACCGGTTCGGTTATCGCACGAAAGGGTGCCTGTCTTGTCATTATGGTTAGTTCTCTGCTGATTGTGATTGGATTTGCGGCTATTGGGGTCGGTACGGCCCTGACATCGGTGCCCGTCGTAATGGGAGGATTGCTCATTTTTGGTTGCGGTTACGGCTCGGCGGAAGTGGCACTGAATGTCGAAGGATCGGCTGTAGAGAAGGTACTTAATCGAACGCTTTTACCTGCCTTTCATGGCTTTTTTATTGTTGGAACACTTGTGGGAGCGGCTATCAGTGCCGGGGCTTTGGCCCTTCACCTCCCGATCTTGGTTCATTTCTTGATCCTCGCTCTATTAATGGCTGCAGCAGTATATTACTGCTATCGTTACCTGCCGGAAAATACGGGAAAGGAACAAATGGAGGTAGGAACTCCAAAGCATTCGGCTGTTAAACAGCAGTTAAAGGTATGGAACGAGAAGCGGACGTTGCTAATTGGGATTATTGTTTTGGGTATGGCATTTGCCGAGGGTTCAGCTAATGATTGGCTGCCGCTGGTTATGGTGAACGGTTATGGGGTTAACGCGCTAACAGGTTCATTTGTCTATGACTTGTTCGTAGCCGCGATGACCATGGGACGTTTAACTGGAGGAAAATTTCTGGATCGTTTTGGACGAGAGCGGGTCTTATTGGGCTGTTCCATTGCAGCCACTATAGGATTACTGCTTGTGATCTGGGGACAGCATTATCTAGTCGCTTCGGTAGGCGTCGTCTTATGGGGGCTTGGAGCTTCACTTGGTTTTCCGGTGGGCCTGTCGGCGGCAGGAGATGAACCTCAAGGTGCTGCTGCAAGAGTCGGAGCCGTAGCCACTACAGGATATATCGCATTTTTGGTAGGTCCGCCTGTTCTGGGCTTCCTAGGAGAGCATTTTGGGTTATTGCGTGCACTGATTGCCGTATTTATTGGTATTATCATTGCAGGTTCACTTTCGAGAGCTGCCAGACCGCTGCAAAATCAAAATATTACAAAGAGTTAA
- a CDS encoding ATP-binding cassette domain-containing protein, whose product MIDLSNCSVYFKGQALLKSISLSVSKGDFFCLIGESGGGKTLLGKTILGFLPKEFHVSGSIQSDRKKMEIILQNPIGSMQSNVPVETQFHHLLKSRGMKNREEREKEMLQILSWVGFSDRSSLLAKRPFQLSGGMCQKVALAMALVSDPEIIIADEATSALDEQSQETILNLLRRIYEKKQMTIFFITHDLTIVKKYSTHVGIIKDGRLIEAGPTNQVLSKPKEKYTKELIEIFEGKY is encoded by the coding sequence ATGATTGATCTGTCCAATTGTTCTGTCTATTTCAAAGGACAAGCACTGCTAAAATCGATCTCACTGTCGGTTTCTAAAGGCGATTTCTTTTGCCTGATCGGTGAAAGCGGGGGTGGAAAAACCTTACTGGGCAAAACGATATTGGGCTTTTTGCCGAAAGAATTTCATGTCAGCGGCTCCATTCAAAGTGATCGGAAAAAGATGGAGATAATCCTACAGAATCCAATTGGGAGCATGCAAAGCAATGTTCCCGTGGAAACTCAATTTCATCATCTCTTAAAATCCAGAGGTATGAAAAATAGAGAAGAGCGTGAAAAGGAAATGCTTCAAATTCTAAGCTGGGTAGGTTTTTCCGATCGTTCTAGTTTGCTTGCCAAACGTCCTTTTCAGTTGAGCGGAGGAATGTGCCAGAAAGTGGCACTGGCAATGGCTCTCGTTTCTGATCCGGAGATCATCATTGCTGATGAAGCCACCAGTGCTTTGGATGAACAAAGCCAGGAAACGATTCTAAATCTTCTGCGGAGAATTTACGAGAAAAAGCAAATGACCATCTTTTTTATTACCCACGACTTAACGATCGTGAAGAAATATAGTACGCACGTGGGTATCATAAAAGATGGACGATTGATCGAAGCTGGACCAACAAATCAAGTCCTCAGTAAGCCGAAAGAAAAGTATACAAAGGAGTTAATCGAGATCTTTGAAGGAAAATACTAG
- a CDS encoding GNAT family N-acetyltransferase, with protein MELILKEVTSEDWEECIELQPHEDQKHFIASNLYSLAQSKFLPNFETLAVYKDQIMVGFVMFGIDPDDSQYWIYRLMIASGHQGKGYGIETMKQVIDKIKAKPDTTDIMVAYHPDNQAAASLYEKLGFQVLGKAPWGEIMARLSRKLT; from the coding sequence GTGGAACTTATTCTAAAGGAAGTAACTTCTGAAGACTGGGAAGAATGTATTGAGTTACAGCCCCATGAAGATCAAAAACACTTTATCGCCTCAAATCTATATTCCTTAGCACAGTCAAAATTTTTACCGAATTTTGAAACCCTTGCCGTGTACAAAGATCAAATAATGGTTGGATTTGTGATGTTTGGGATAGATCCCGACGATTCGCAATACTGGATTTATAGACTTATGATCGCTTCTGGTCATCAAGGAAAAGGGTACGGAATTGAAACCATGAAACAGGTTATTGACAAAATAAAAGCAAAACCAGATACAACAGATATTATGGTAGCCTATCACCCGGACAACCAAGCCGCTGCCTCTCTCTATGAAAAACTAGGCTTTCAAGTTCTTGGTAAAGCTCCATGGGGTGAAATTATGGCACGTCTTTCTCGAAAGCTAACTTAA